One window from the genome of Megalobrama amblycephala isolate DHTTF-2021 linkage group LG4, ASM1881202v1, whole genome shotgun sequence encodes:
- the kiss1rb gene encoding KISS1 receptor b, whose translation MVTHLYLMAESNSTGEVAELILCNNEAKIYDCNQSDPMRSQSPMPLTDAWLVPVFFTLIMLIGLVGNLLVIYVVVKNQQMKTVTNLYIVNLATTDILFLVCCVPFTATLYTLPSWIFGDFMCRLVNYLQQVTAQATCITLSAMSVDRFYVTVYPLQSLHHRTPQMALTVCTTIWICSLLLSVPIALYQHTESSFWFGPQTYCTEAFPSLIHKRAYILYSFLAVYLLPLITICMCYTFMIKRMGQATVEPVHGCNQLQRPAERVEAVRTRVSRMVVVMVLLFIVCWGPIQILILLQAFCSEDVSHSYTLYKLKIWAHCMSYSNSSINPVIYAFMGANFRKAFRSVFPLIFKRNARTTEPLPTYNREMNFLSS comes from the exons ATGGTGACGCATCTATATCTAATGGCAGAAAGTAACAGTACCGGTGAGGTAGCAGAACTCATCTTGTGCAATAATGAAGCAAAGATTTATGATTGCAATCAATCCGATCCCATGAGATCTCAAAGCCCAATGCCGCTGACGGACGCCTGGCTGGTCCCAGTGTTTTTCACCCTAATTATGTTAATAGGTTTGGTGGGTAACTTATTGGTCATCTATGTTGTCGTCAAAAACCAGCAGATGAAAACGGTTACAAACCTCTATATAG TTAATCTTGCCACCACAGACATACTTTTCCTGGTTTGTTGTGTTCCTTTCACTGCCACTTTATACACTCTTCCTAGCTGGATATTTGGGGACTTCATGTGTCGGCTAGTCAATTATCTGCAACAG GTAACTGCACAGGCAACCTGCATCACTTTGTCTGCAATGAGTGTCGATCGATTTTATGTGACCGTCTACCCACTCCAATCTCTCCATCATCGAACACCACAGATGGCTCTGACTGTATGCACCACTATTTGGATAT GTTCTCTGCTGCTTTCAGTGCCGATAGCGTTGTATCAGCATACAGAGTCTTCGTTCTGGTTTGGTCCACAGACGTACTGCACTGAGGCCTTTCCCTCTCTCATTCATAAGAGGGCTTACATTCTTTACTCCTTCTTGGCTGTTTACCTGCTGCCTCTGATCACCATCTGCATGTGTTATACTTTCATGATAAAACGCATGGGTCAAGCCACGGTGGAGCCTGTTCATGGCTGTAACCAG CTGCAGAGACCAGCAGAACGGGTTGAAGCGGTGCGAACACGAGTCTCCAGAATGGTGGTTGTGATGGTGTTGCTGTTTATAGTCTGCTGGGGTCCAATTCAGATCCTGATTCTCTTACAAGCGTTCTGTTCTGAAGATGTCAGTCACAGTTATACACTTTACAAACTAAAGATCTGGGCTCATTGCATGTCCTATTCCAATTCCTCCATAAATCCCGTGATCTATGCCTTCATGGGAGCCAACTTTAGAAAGGCCTTCAGAAGTGTGTTTCCTCTGATCTTCAAAAGGAATGCAAGAACAACTGAGCCTCTGCCCACCTATAACAGGGAGATGAACTTTCTTTCATCCTGA